A window of Paenibacillus polygoni contains these coding sequences:
- a CDS encoding copper amine oxidase N-terminal domain-containing protein, which produces MIKRYSTIVLIVALLLSITPVSTTTAANNVKVKSVAVEFNFDGKVLQPPAGQFVFIYKGTTYVPLRFVSYALLKNVEWDSKSSKVTVSEPTSSQVVSIKEKLMNSLISSNDIGVGKVFTMTPVKVNYVFNGEKKVLPSGQQSFIYKGSLYVPVRFMAIASGTEITWDGKSKTVKGISLSYKEQQANKPQSGQNSSGNNTASSSNSSENITTPPSSGGTGASNNNVSYETITSTTEAKLQALQEESKSSLLNLATQYLSASDETTKKKLLAEGQQQLDRITARFENIVDNAEDQLKASGYSTDIITQYRKAFNDEIEAGKQLTSGLAG; this is translated from the coding sequence ATGATCAAAAGGTATTCTACAATTGTTCTGATTGTAGCCTTGTTACTTAGTATTACGCCAGTGAGTACAACAACAGCTGCTAACAACGTGAAAGTGAAATCTGTGGCTGTTGAGTTTAATTTTGATGGAAAAGTGTTACAACCTCCTGCTGGTCAGTTTGTCTTCATATATAAAGGCACAACGTATGTGCCACTCCGATTTGTTTCATATGCTTTACTAAAGAATGTAGAGTGGGATAGTAAATCTTCAAAAGTGACTGTAAGTGAGCCAACTTCTAGTCAGGTGGTATCTATAAAAGAAAAGCTAATGAACTCGTTAATTTCTTCAAACGACATTGGTGTAGGTAAAGTCTTTACAATGACACCTGTTAAGGTGAATTATGTGTTTAACGGTGAGAAGAAAGTACTTCCGTCCGGCCAACAAAGCTTCATCTATAAAGGAAGCTTGTATGTTCCTGTCCGTTTTATGGCGATAGCCTCGGGTACAGAAATCACTTGGGATGGGAAATCGAAAACAGTAAAAGGAATTTCATTATCCTATAAAGAACAACAGGCTAATAAGCCACAATCAGGTCAGAATAGTTCAGGCAATAATACAGCAAGTTCATCTAATTCTTCAGAAAATATAACCACACCACCATCTTCAGGTGGAACAGGAGCAAGTAACAACAATGTATCTTACGAGACCATTACAAGTACCACAGAGGCAAAGCTCCAAGCTCTACAAGAGGAGAGCAAATCTTCTCTGCTGAATCTTGCGACACAATATTTATCAGCATCAGACGAAACAACCAAGAAAAAGTTATTAGCCGAAGGACAGCAACAATTGGATAGAATAACAGCGAGGTTTGAGAATATTGTAGATAATGCTGAAGATCAGCTGAAAGCGAGTGGATACAGCACAGATATAATTACTCAATACCGAAAAGCATTTAACGATGAAATAGAAGCAGGAAAACAATTGACGAGTGGGCTTGCTGGATAA
- a CDS encoding sugar transferase, with protein MKYMKIKRYLDILLSSISLVVLSPVFLALILGIKFDSKGPVLFKQKRIGIKKSYFYILKFRTMKIDTPKNTPTHLLEDPELYITRIGKILRKTSLDELPQIWNIFIGEMSFIGPRPALWNQYDLIAERDIYRVNDIRPGLTGWAQINGRDEISIKAKAKLDGEYVKKISFKMDLKCFLGTIVNVVKSKGVVEGRTDTTENEFALTKE; from the coding sequence ATGAAGTATATGAAAATTAAGAGGTATCTAGATATATTACTTTCATCAATAAGCCTAGTTGTGTTGTCTCCTGTTTTTTTAGCTCTTATTTTAGGAATCAAATTTGACTCCAAAGGGCCAGTTCTGTTCAAACAAAAACGTATAGGGATTAAAAAAAGTTATTTTTATATTTTAAAATTTCGTACGATGAAAATTGATACTCCTAAGAACACACCAACTCATCTATTGGAAGACCCAGAACTGTACATCACAAGGATAGGAAAAATACTAAGAAAAACATCGTTAGATGAATTGCCTCAAATTTGGAATATATTTATTGGTGAAATGAGTTTTATAGGTCCTAGGCCAGCTCTTTGGAATCAGTATGATCTGATTGCCGAACGCGATATATATCGCGTAAATGATATTCGGCCTGGCCTAACAGGGTGGGCCCAAATTAACGGAAGAGACGAAATTTCAATAAAAGCAAAGGCTAAGCTAGATGGTGAATATGTTAAGAAAATCAGTTTTAAGATGGATTTGAAGTGTTTTCTTGGCACGATAGTTAATGTTGTTAAAAGCAAAGGTGTAGTTGAAGGTAGAACTGATACTACTGAGAATGAATTTGCACTTACCAAAGAGTAA